The following coding sequences lie in one Lysobacter capsici genomic window:
- a CDS encoding S8 family serine peptidase, translating into MPHAVNRLTIAVSLIGLAALAGAAVRGLSSDRPADAGAIGGAPSPQRADSGLETHTSRYIVLYKEAPLSTYHGEIAGLPAPQRLAGAQNANSAAARSAGGGTRRIDVNSAQARSYVRHLDTVQRDHERGISSLIGRPLAIERRMHHAVNGVVTRMTQNEAARIAKLPGVELVEEYREYPLATDVGPQLIGAPALWNANPTNFRGEGVVVGILDTGINFGSPAFAAIDDTGYHHVNPNGSGNFIGTCAPGGVDEGRCNDKLIGGWDFVCGPPGNTCGAAGIREEPGFGDTNSHGSHTASTAAGNAWTANFKGRNIRISGVAPHANIIAYDICYTIAATNQGQCPNTSAVAAVDQAIADGVDVINYSIGGGDSPWGEAVSLAFLNASDAGIFIAAAAGNDGPGPNTTGHRQPWTSTTAAAQHGRGTFAYLLQVTGPGAVPPALQAIELTEGSGGTAFTASLPPTTPLRVSAGIDAADDGCNPFAAGTFSNAVAVIRRGTCNFSVKIQNATAAGAVAVVIANNQPTLTTPSVPGTTIPAFLAAQTDSNALRDFAAGNGNTATGGIGFPPSPIPNTPDVLAAFSSRGPAEGLDLIKPDVTAPGVNVLAVISGTTLTGSENVVGLLSGTSMASPHQAGAAALLRQAQPNWTSAEIKSALMMTAKQEVFREDEVTPADAFDMGSGRIQVDRATQSGLVLNETTARFLAADPATGGDVSALNLASLEKSHCVGSCTFKRTFRHAQGKPELWLAQVKGLNGIAFPPIFVSAQGSSTTVSVLVLSQNFAKDGSWHFGKLELQPLLNRNSPQLHLPIAVSVPPPAIALAPPQVALTLPAGSRGFADFSIGNTSAAPLEFQVDNTGTASRTLIDASAEGVNSGFRSTIYTDPASAGVPAQFSSDDFTLAETTKLSKLFSAGFVSSGQPLASTAANLTWAVYADNAGNPSSNPLAGNAVWSYTAAPTATGVSVQGADITLDLAAAGQNVELAPGRYWLVVSARTSFANRWVWFASNTGDNQFRTIAPNAGGAGAWVAGAGFAGLAYSIDGQSECGAPWIGAPQRAFGRVPGNGSVANRVRINTAGLAPGAHSGYVCVASDDPIRPKVALRVALTVTAR; encoded by the coding sequence ATGCCACATGCAGTCAATCGATTGACGATCGCCGTCAGCCTGATCGGGCTGGCCGCGCTCGCCGGGGCCGCGGTACGCGGCCTGAGCAGCGACCGGCCGGCCGACGCCGGCGCGATCGGCGGCGCGCCGTCGCCGCAACGCGCCGACAGCGGCCTGGAGACGCACACCAGCCGCTACATCGTCCTGTACAAGGAAGCGCCGCTGAGCACATACCACGGCGAAATCGCCGGCCTGCCCGCGCCGCAGCGCCTGGCCGGCGCGCAGAACGCCAACAGCGCCGCGGCCAGGAGCGCCGGCGGCGGCACCCGCCGCATCGACGTCAACAGCGCCCAGGCGCGCAGCTACGTGCGCCATCTCGACACCGTGCAGCGCGATCACGAACGCGGCATCAGCTCGCTGATCGGCCGTCCGCTGGCGATCGAGCGGCGCATGCACCACGCGGTCAACGGCGTGGTCACCCGCATGACCCAGAACGAAGCCGCGCGCATCGCCAAGTTGCCCGGCGTGGAACTGGTCGAGGAATACCGCGAGTACCCGCTCGCCACCGACGTCGGCCCTCAGCTGATCGGCGCGCCGGCGTTGTGGAACGCCAACCCGACCAACTTCCGCGGCGAAGGCGTGGTGGTCGGCATTCTCGATACCGGCATCAACTTCGGCAGCCCGGCGTTCGCGGCGATCGACGACACCGGTTATCATCACGTCAATCCCAACGGCAGCGGCAACTTCATCGGCACCTGCGCGCCCGGCGGCGTCGACGAAGGCCGCTGCAACGACAAGCTGATCGGCGGCTGGGACTTCGTCTGCGGCCCGCCCGGCAACACCTGCGGCGCCGCCGGCATCCGCGAGGAACCCGGCTTCGGCGACACCAACAGCCACGGCAGCCACACCGCCTCGACCGCGGCCGGCAACGCCTGGACCGCCAACTTCAAGGGCCGCAACATCCGCATCTCCGGTGTCGCCCCGCACGCCAACATCATCGCCTACGACATCTGCTACACCATCGCCGCGACCAACCAGGGCCAGTGCCCGAACACCTCGGCGGTGGCGGCGGTCGACCAGGCCATCGCCGACGGCGTGGACGTCATCAACTACTCGATCGGCGGCGGCGATTCGCCGTGGGGCGAAGCGGTCTCGCTGGCCTTCCTCAACGCGTCCGACGCCGGCATCTTCATCGCCGCGGCGGCCGGCAACGACGGCCCCGGCCCGAACACCACCGGTCACCGCCAGCCCTGGACCTCGACCACCGCGGCGGCCCAGCACGGCCGCGGCACCTTCGCCTATCTGCTGCAGGTGACCGGCCCCGGCGCCGTGCCGCCGGCGTTGCAGGCGATCGAACTGACCGAGGGCAGCGGCGGCACCGCGTTCACCGCGTCCCTGCCGCCGACCACGCCGCTGCGGGTCAGCGCCGGCATCGACGCGGCCGACGACGGCTGCAACCCGTTCGCCGCCGGCACCTTCAGCAACGCGGTCGCGGTGATCCGCCGCGGCACCTGCAACTTCTCGGTCAAGATCCAGAACGCCACGGCCGCCGGCGCGGTCGCGGTGGTGATCGCCAACAACCAGCCGACCCTGACCACGCCGAGCGTGCCCGGCACGACGATCCCGGCGTTCCTGGCCGCGCAGACCGACAGCAACGCGCTGCGCGATTTCGCCGCCGGCAACGGCAACACCGCCACCGGCGGCATCGGCTTCCCGCCGTCGCCGATCCCGAACACGCCCGACGTGCTCGCGGCGTTCAGTTCGCGCGGACCGGCCGAAGGTCTGGATCTGATCAAGCCCGACGTGACCGCGCCCGGCGTCAACGTGCTCGCGGTGATTTCCGGCACCACCCTGACCGGCAGCGAGAACGTGGTCGGCCTGCTCAGCGGCACTTCGATGGCCTCGCCGCACCAGGCCGGCGCCGCCGCGCTGCTGCGTCAGGCGCAGCCGAACTGGACCTCGGCCGAGATCAAGTCGGCGCTGATGATGACCGCCAAGCAGGAGGTGTTCCGCGAAGACGAGGTCACCCCGGCCGACGCGTTCGACATGGGCTCGGGCCGCATCCAGGTCGATCGCGCCACCCAGTCCGGTCTGGTGCTCAACGAGACCACCGCGCGCTTCCTGGCCGCCGACCCGGCGACCGGCGGCGACGTGTCGGCGCTGAATCTGGCGAGCTTGGAAAAGAGCCACTGCGTCGGGTCATGCACCTTCAAGCGCACCTTCCGCCACGCCCAGGGCAAGCCTGAATTGTGGCTAGCGCAGGTCAAGGGCCTCAACGGCATCGCCTTCCCGCCGATCTTCGTGTCCGCGCAGGGCAGCAGCACCACGGTCAGCGTGCTGGTGCTGAGCCAGAACTTCGCCAAGGACGGAAGCTGGCACTTCGGCAAGCTCGAGCTGCAGCCGCTGTTGAACCGCAACTCGCCGCAGCTGCATCTGCCGATCGCGGTCTCGGTGCCGCCGCCGGCGATCGCGCTGGCCCCGCCGCAGGTCGCCCTGACCCTGCCGGCCGGCAGCCGCGGGTTCGCCGACTTCAGCATCGGCAACACCAGCGCCGCGCCGTTGGAGTTCCAGGTCGACAACACCGGCACCGCGTCGCGCACCTTGATCGACGCCAGCGCCGAAGGCGTCAACAGCGGCTTCCGCAGCACGATCTACACCGACCCGGCCAGCGCCGGCGTGCCGGCGCAGTTCTCCAGCGACGATTTCACCCTGGCTGAAACCACCAAGCTGTCCAAGCTGTTCTCGGCGGGCTTCGTTTCCAGCGGGCAACCGCTGGCGAGCACGGCCGCGAACCTGACCTGGGCGGTGTACGCCGACAACGCCGGCAACCCGAGCAGCAACCCGCTCGCCGGCAACGCGGTGTGGAGCTACACCGCTGCGCCGACCGCGACCGGCGTGAGCGTGCAGGGCGCCGACATCACCCTGGACCTCGCCGCCGCCGGCCAGAACGTCGAACTCGCGCCGGGCCGCTATTGGCTGGTGGTGAGCGCGCGCACCAGCTTCGCCAACCGCTGGGTGTGGTTCGCTTCGAACACCGGCGACAACCAGTTCCGCACCATCGCGCCGAACGCGGGCGGTGCCGGTGCCTGGGTGGCGGGTGCGGGCTTCGCCGGCCTGGCCTACAGCATCGACGGCCAGAGCGAGTGCGGAGCGCCGTGGATCGGCGCGCCGCAGCGGGCGTTCGGCCGGGTGCCGGGCAACGGCAG